From Pigmentibacter ruber, a single genomic window includes:
- a CDS encoding FAD-dependent monooxygenase → MKNQYEVVIAGGGPTGLMLAYELALKGIKVLVLDNKIAESPESRGATIHPRTAELLSARGLLESFIEKGKELLEKDPRLPLYHYAVMIKLKMFMLDSPCNFTLWLPQKETEILLQNHALEHGVEILREHEVVYFEEYYDGVVIEANYLEKKSKFHAKYLVGCDGAKSVIRKLSNIEMLGTNKTNTALLADVYLDTPLAYSTQCEFSSKGLVVAMPAGKNLTRFIIISNNISDEIVQSSLNLDLIKNYLVDICGHDFGIKNPHWISSFGNANKLAKQLIKNRVILAGDAAHYHLPAGGQGLNYGIQDAFNLGWKLAAELKGWAPKWLLDSYQTERLKAGKMLMESIKKQESLLFRTNDSDLVFRKYFEDVILEIDAVNKKLTEEIAGLHINYQNSTEENKLIGCRIPNLELFQDFNCLNLYNLFSKGNFIFICFTHQKFRFPEEFKDRLEIYHFKYTEKRYEFFKTKYLLIRPDLYIAWASDHLQSSVTIKKQLNYWLKK, encoded by the coding sequence ATGAAAAACCAATATGAAGTTGTAATTGCGGGAGGAGGGCCTACAGGATTAATGCTGGCCTATGAATTAGCATTGAAGGGAATAAAAGTGTTGGTTTTGGACAATAAAATAGCAGAATCACCCGAATCAAGAGGAGCAACAATCCACCCAAGAACGGCAGAACTTCTTTCCGCTAGAGGTCTTTTAGAAAGCTTTATCGAAAAAGGAAAAGAGCTACTTGAAAAAGATCCAAGACTACCTCTGTATCACTATGCAGTCATGATTAAATTAAAAATGTTTATGCTTGATAGTCCATGTAATTTTACACTTTGGTTACCGCAAAAAGAAACAGAAATTTTATTACAAAACCATGCCTTAGAACATGGTGTAGAGATTTTAAGAGAACATGAAGTTGTGTATTTTGAAGAATATTATGATGGTGTTGTAATTGAAGCAAATTATCTAGAAAAAAAGTCAAAATTTCATGCAAAATACTTAGTTGGATGCGATGGCGCAAAAAGTGTTATAAGAAAACTAAGCAACATAGAAATGTTAGGAACAAATAAAACTAATACAGCATTACTTGCTGATGTTTATTTGGATACGCCATTAGCCTATTCAACGCAATGTGAATTTAGCTCAAAGGGCTTAGTTGTCGCAATGCCTGCAGGAAAAAATCTTACACGTTTTATCATTATAAGTAATAATATTAGTGATGAAATTGTTCAAAGTTCACTAAATTTAGATCTAATAAAGAATTATTTAGTAGATATTTGTGGTCATGATTTTGGAATAAAAAATCCGCATTGGATATCCAGTTTTGGTAATGCTAATAAATTAGCAAAACAGCTGATAAAGAATAGAGTTATACTTGCTGGTGATGCTGCTCATTATCATCTTCCAGCTGGAGGACAAGGATTAAATTATGGCATTCAAGATGCTTTTAATTTAGGCTGGAAACTAGCTGCAGAATTAAAAGGATGGGCTCCAAAATGGTTACTTGATAGCTACCAAACGGAACGTCTGAAAGCAGGAAAAATGTTAATGGAATCTATAAAAAAGCAGGAAAGCTTATTATTTAGAACAAATGATAGTGATTTAGTTTTTAGAAAATATTTTGAAGATGTTATATTAGAAATTGATGCTGTGAATAAAAAGCTTACAGAAGAAATAGCTGGTTTACACATAAATTATCAAAATTCTACTGAAGAAAATAAACTGATTGGTTGTAGAATTCCAAATTTAGAGCTTTTTCAAGATTTCAATTGTCTAAATTTATATAATTTATTTTCTAAAGGTAATTTTATTTTCATTTGTTTTACACATCAGAAATTTAGATTTCCAGAAGAATTTAAAGATAGATTAGAAATTTATCATTTTAAATATACAGAAAAAAGGTATGAATTCTTCAAAACTAAGTATCTGCTCATTAGACCTGATTTATATATTGCCTGGGCATCAGATCATTTACAATCTTCTGTTACAATAAAAAAGCAATTAAATTATTGGCTAAAAAAATAA
- a CDS encoding TetR/AcrR family transcriptional regulator C-terminal domain-containing protein: MNQTQAKNIVNVALDLLDEVGYEGVTMRKLAEKLNIKAPTLYWHFKNKQELIDKIADSLLSDVAIKPLNSEISWADQIKLIAKDIRRALLSRRDGGLIYAGTVVPTENVFRVYHAIVNPLIKNNFQAITAGRFAFNILYFVLGFVIEEQGNKKINEKNYLNKVTSFSSINLQNVLNNNLNMVLEDLFADNEEERFEFGLDLLCQGLMTLQKKNP, translated from the coding sequence TTGAACCAAACACAAGCAAAAAATATTGTAAATGTAGCTTTAGATCTATTGGATGAAGTTGGTTATGAAGGTGTAACCATGCGTAAATTAGCTGAAAAATTAAATATTAAGGCTCCAACTTTGTACTGGCACTTCAAAAATAAACAAGAATTGATAGATAAAATAGCAGATTCTCTGCTTTCAGATGTGGCCATCAAACCTTTAAATTCTGAAATAAGCTGGGCAGATCAAATTAAATTGATAGCTAAAGACATTCGTCGCGCCTTGCTTTCCCGGCGAGATGGTGGATTAATATATGCTGGAACAGTAGTACCTACTGAAAATGTATTTCGAGTTTATCATGCTATTGTTAATCCTCTAATTAAAAATAATTTTCAGGCAATTACTGCAGGTAGATTTGCATTTAATATATTATATTTTGTCTTAGGTTTTGTTATTGAAGAGCAAGGAAATAAAAAAATAAATGAAAAAAACTACCTCAATAAAGTAACAAGTTTTTCAAGTATCAATTTGCAAAATGTATTGAACAACAACTTAAATATGGTACTAGAAGATTTATTTGCTGATAATGAAGAAGAACGTTTTGAATTTGGCTTGGATCTTTTATGTCAAGGTTTAATGACTTTGCAAAAGAAAAACCCTTAG
- the ileS gene encoding isoleucine--tRNA ligase produces MQVEKPPKGINFPAIEKEILEKWDNENIFQRSISERPIDKKYNFYDGPPFATGLPHFGHFVPGSVKDAFPRYFTMKGYRVERRFGWDCHGVPVELLVQKELGLNGKLDIEKYGIAEFNKACRNSVVRYTKEWRNYIKRLGRWVDMDDEYRTMDPEFMESVWYIIKKLWDKGFIYEGKFVVSYSTALGTTLSNFEASLDYRDVQDPSLTIKAKLKGKHAGKSLLVWTTTPWTLPANFAVAIDAKGIYAEVIDTASGEHFYILKSRISAYWAKEETYQLIREFAGEELVNCAYEPFFDSWIDKGGEHSFKVYATNYVLHDTGTGAVHTAPAFGEDDFNAAKQYGLPIFDHLDTNGKFIEGNIPEVIGLDFKSGDKILIADLKKRGFVFKHETFVHSYPHCYRSGVPLMYRAVPSWFVKIQENKELILKMNEQINWVPDHIKYGRFGKWLENARDWNIGRSRYWGNPIPVWKNETTGEELCIGSIAELQKYTDKKITDLHMEFIDDILIPSTKFPGTFLKRVPFVLDCWFESGSMPYAQHHYPFKREKEFASLFPADFICEGLDQTRGWFYTLTLLSSLLFEKPAFKNVVVNGLVLASDGRKMSKSLKNYPDPMATLDEYGADSVRLFLLSSPATVAEEVRFSVEGVKESTRRVLLPLWNAYSFFATYASIDKWCPEKDFVESKNDLDKWILLQLNELIKNIDNSMSNYQIAKAAPAITQFFDDLNNWYIRRSRRRFWESNKEAYSTLYKVLLHATQILAPFAPFTAEYFFGKLALTKDLQKIGSVHLALMPEYRKISQEEANLLEEVALARRVVELGRTIRVTHKLKNRQPLKKLTVGVLSKEIGQKILSHTHVICEELNVKEVSITQDPSELAKIIVKPNFKVLGKSLGDKIKELQALLNELSQENSILALKKQTFSVNSFVLDPDSVIVELRPSGNNLVATDAEIVAALDPNISEELRLEGVARELVSLIQKARKSADFNVEDKIYLQIETNAALQKAVEANKTYIEDETLSQITNVLPKEAVYATEISCEGETVTIKMCLL; encoded by the coding sequence ATGCAAGTTGAAAAGCCACCTAAAGGGATAAATTTCCCCGCCATAGAAAAAGAAATATTAGAAAAATGGGACAATGAAAATATTTTTCAACGAAGCATTTCTGAACGCCCTATTGATAAAAAATATAATTTTTATGATGGACCTCCCTTTGCAACAGGATTGCCACATTTTGGCCACTTTGTCCCAGGTTCCGTGAAAGATGCCTTTCCTCGTTATTTTACAATGAAGGGCTATAGAGTCGAAAGAAGATTTGGCTGGGATTGCCATGGCGTTCCTGTTGAACTACTTGTGCAAAAAGAGCTCGGATTAAATGGAAAATTAGATATTGAAAAATATGGCATAGCAGAATTTAACAAAGCATGTCGTAATTCAGTAGTAAGATACACAAAAGAATGGCGAAATTACATTAAAAGACTAGGTCGCTGGGTTGATATGGATGATGAATACAGAACAATGGATCCTGAATTCATGGAAAGTGTCTGGTACATAATCAAAAAATTATGGGACAAAGGCTTTATTTATGAGGGCAAATTTGTTGTTAGTTATTCTACAGCATTAGGAACTACTTTATCAAATTTTGAGGCAAGTCTTGACTATAGAGATGTTCAAGACCCTTCTTTGACAATAAAAGCAAAATTAAAAGGAAAACACGCAGGAAAATCCTTGTTAGTATGGACAACTACACCTTGGACTCTACCAGCCAACTTCGCTGTCGCTATTGATGCAAAAGGAATTTATGCTGAAGTTATTGATACAGCATCTGGCGAACATTTTTATATTTTAAAAAGTAGAATTTCAGCATATTGGGCAAAAGAAGAAACATATCAACTTATACGTGAATTTGCTGGGGAAGAACTGGTAAATTGTGCTTATGAACCTTTTTTTGATTCGTGGATTGATAAGGGGGGAGAGCATTCTTTTAAAGTTTATGCAACAAATTATGTTTTACACGATACTGGTACGGGAGCGGTTCATACTGCTCCTGCTTTTGGTGAAGATGACTTTAATGCTGCAAAACAATATGGCCTCCCTATTTTTGATCATTTAGATACAAATGGAAAATTTATTGAAGGTAACATTCCTGAGGTTATTGGATTAGACTTTAAATCAGGTGATAAAATTCTTATTGCTGATTTAAAAAAACGTGGATTTGTTTTCAAACATGAAACATTTGTACACAGTTATCCGCATTGTTACCGTTCAGGTGTTCCCTTAATGTACCGTGCAGTGCCTTCTTGGTTTGTTAAAATACAAGAAAATAAAGAGCTTATTTTAAAAATGAATGAACAAATTAATTGGGTACCAGATCACATTAAATATGGAAGATTTGGCAAATGGCTGGAAAATGCAAGAGATTGGAATATAGGCCGTTCTCGTTATTGGGGTAATCCAATACCCGTTTGGAAAAATGAGACTACAGGAGAAGAACTTTGTATTGGATCCATTGCGGAATTACAAAAATATACTGATAAAAAAATAACTGATCTCCACATGGAATTTATTGATGATATACTAATCCCATCTACTAAATTTCCTGGTACATTCTTAAAAAGAGTTCCATTTGTCCTTGATTGTTGGTTTGAATCAGGATCTATGCCTTATGCCCAACATCACTATCCATTCAAACGTGAAAAGGAATTTGCTTCATTATTTCCTGCAGATTTCATATGTGAAGGATTGGATCAAACAAGGGGATGGTTTTATACATTAACTTTATTATCTAGTCTGTTATTTGAAAAACCTGCTTTTAAAAATGTTGTTGTAAATGGACTTGTTTTAGCTTCCGATGGCAGAAAAATGAGTAAGAGTCTAAAGAATTATCCTGATCCAATGGCAACTTTAGATGAGTACGGAGCTGATTCTGTTCGCCTCTTTTTATTGTCCTCTCCAGCGACTGTTGCTGAAGAGGTACGTTTCAGTGTTGAAGGTGTAAAAGAAAGTACTCGTAGAGTCCTCTTACCACTCTGGAATGCATATTCTTTCTTTGCAACTTATGCCTCAATTGATAAATGGTGCCCTGAAAAAGATTTTGTTGAAAGTAAAAATGATCTTGATAAATGGATTTTACTCCAATTAAATGAATTGATAAAAAACATAGATAATTCTATGAGTAATTATCAAATTGCCAAAGCAGCTCCTGCAATTACCCAATTTTTCGATGATTTAAATAATTGGTATATTCGACGCAGCCGCAGACGGTTTTGGGAAAGTAACAAAGAGGCTTATTCTACTTTGTACAAAGTATTGCTTCATGCAACCCAAATTCTTGCTCCTTTTGCACCTTTTACTGCTGAATATTTCTTTGGTAAATTAGCCTTAACTAAAGACTTGCAAAAAATTGGAAGTGTGCATTTAGCTTTAATGCCAGAATACAGAAAAATTTCTCAAGAAGAAGCAAACCTTCTTGAAGAAGTTGCTTTAGCAAGAAGAGTTGTTGAATTAGGAAGAACAATTCGAGTCACACATAAACTAAAAAATAGACAGCCATTAAAGAAACTAACTGTTGGTGTTTTATCAAAAGAAATAGGACAAAAAATCTTGTCCCACACTCATGTTATTTGTGAAGAATTAAATGTAAAAGAGGTTTCAATTACTCAAGACCCTTCGGAATTAGCAAAAATAATTGTAAAACCAAATTTTAAAGTGTTAGGAAAATCTTTAGGTGATAAAATAAAAGAATTGCAAGCCTTGCTTAATGAACTTTCCCAAGAAAATTCAATTCTTGCTTTAAAGAAACAAACTTTTTCTGTAAATAGTTTTGTATTAGATCCTGACTCTGTCATAGTTGAGTTAAGACCCAGTGGCAACAACTTGGTTGCAACAGATGCCGAAATTGTTGCTGCTCTAGATCCTAATATTTCAGAAGAGTTACGTTTGGAAGGTGTCGCTAGAGAATTAGTTAGCTTAATTCAAAAAGCTAGAAAGTCAGCTGACTTCAATGTAGAAGATAAAATATATTTGCAAATAGAAACTAATGCAGCTTTACAAAAAGCTGTTGAGGCGAATAAGACCTATATTGAAGACGAAACATTATCACAGATAACAAACGTTTTACCTAAAGAGGCAGTATATGCAACAGAAATATCTTGTGAAGGAGAAACTGTTACAATAAAAATGTGTCTTCTATAA
- the lepB gene encoding signal peptidase I: protein MLKRYLNDIFWVVIFVLFFVLLKTSVLSFYMIPSSSMLPNITPGDRIFLNKLKYALWLPFQSKPIIKWSSPKRGDIILFSPPNEKDIFIKRVIGIPGDSISFNKGMITINDHQLSYSYIGNNPTTIYQNSLILEENKDLQLPPHLILLSETPSHTYFEKRNFTVPPNKVFVLGDNRDSSIDSRIFGFIDEDTILGETGFVLFSTTGNERFFPEFKTERFFKAID from the coding sequence TTGTTAAAGCGATATTTGAATGATATTTTTTGGGTGGTTATTTTTGTCTTGTTCTTCGTGTTACTGAAAACTTCAGTCCTTAGTTTTTATATGATACCTTCTTCTTCAATGCTGCCAAATATAACTCCTGGTGACAGAATTTTTTTAAATAAGCTTAAATACGCTCTTTGGTTACCTTTTCAGTCAAAGCCGATAATCAAATGGAGTTCCCCTAAAAGAGGTGACATTATACTCTTTAGCCCTCCTAATGAAAAAGATATTTTTATTAAGCGGGTCATCGGTATACCGGGAGATTCTATATCCTTCAATAAAGGTATGATAACAATCAATGATCATCAGTTGTCATACAGCTATATAGGTAATAACCCTACAACTATTTACCAAAATTCTTTAATATTAGAAGAAAATAAAGATTTACAATTACCTCCTCATTTAATACTACTGTCGGAAACTCCAAGTCATACGTACTTTGAGAAGAGGAACTTTACCGTTCCTCCAAATAAAGTGTTTGTTCTTGGCGATAACCGTGATAGCTCTATTGACAGCCGTATATTTGGTTTTATAGATGAAGATACCATATTAGGTGAAACAGGATTTGTCTTATTCTCGACAACTGGAAATGAACGTTTTTTTCCTGAATTTAAGACAGAACGCTTTTTCAAAGCAATAGACTAG
- the rpsD gene encoding 30S ribosomal protein S4: MSRYTGPRMRIARRLGTLPGLTNKEIKRKSRPGQHGAAPQKKSDFALALEEKQKIRFNYGLTERQMQRYVKAARKAKTLTGEALLRLCEMRLDSIVFRLGFAPTIPAARQLVRHGHIHVNGRRVNMPGYQCKPGEVIVPTNKEKTVSLVKNNIVHRANAQPPAFLSLTADKLQASVVSTCSREEVLLNVNERLVVEYYAQRG, translated from the coding sequence ATGTCTCGTTACACCGGCCCACGCATGCGCATCGCTCGTCGCCTCGGAACTTTGCCAGGGCTTACAAATAAAGAAATTAAGAGAAAATCTCGTCCTGGTCAGCATGGTGCAGCACCACAAAAGAAGTCTGACTTTGCTCTTGCACTAGAAGAAAAGCAAAAAATCCGCTTCAATTATGGTCTGACTGAAAGACAAATGCAACGCTATGTTAAAGCTGCACGTAAGGCTAAAACCTTAACAGGTGAAGCACTCTTACGTTTATGCGAAATGCGTTTAGATAGCATCGTATTCCGTCTTGGTTTTGCGCCTACTATTCCTGCAGCACGCCAGTTGGTTCGTCATGGACATATTCATGTCAACGGCCGTCGTGTAAATATGCCAGGATACCAATGCAAACCAGGTGAAGTAATTGTTCCAACAAATAAAGAAAAAACAGTTTCTTTAGTGAAGAACAATATTGTTCACCGTGCAAATGCACAGCCACCTGCTTTTTTAAGCTTAACTGCTGATAAATTACAGGCATCTGTGGTTTCTACATGCTCACGTGAAGAAGTTCTTTTAAACGTAAATGAGCGTTTGGTTGTTGAATACTACGCACAACGCGGTTAA